One segment of Conger conger unplaced genomic scaffold, fConCon1.1 SCAFFOLD_92, whole genome shotgun sequence DNA contains the following:
- the LOC133121190 gene encoding partitioning defective 3 homolog B-like: METLRRSMSMEGNLRGMIQLVVGRTLQRPGQESYEQLAPLSRAMDSAPGQAPLGIMGNGTAMPSTILNSVYERSAAPDMVPNGRYYHMEEEEDEDEFPPPPSSAAHLEEDASLHRPHAWSPNLEPGSYPPEPLHPATQLQSRQAEHHHVKSSKSMDLVADESNMRSLAGHKSAETALSGAELGPTLGLKKSSSLESLQTAVTEAARKSELPFHRPRAHMVRGRGCNESFRAAIDKSYDGPPELDEDDLSDPSSGRDTPASGSSRQGLADTEEGKKDKKKKAKGKKKEKKSKGKEKEKKKGEDGEEQDKKTKKKGFALLRYGMEIC; this comes from the exons GAGAGCTATGAGCAGCTGGCGCCCCTGAGCCGGGCCATGGACTCCGCCCCCGGCCAGGCCCCGCTGGGCATCATGGGTAATGGGACCGCCATGCCCTCCACGATATTGAACAGTGTCTACGAGAGGTCTGCAG ctcctgaCATGGTGCCAAACGGGCGATACTACCacatggaggaagaggaggatgaggacgaGTTCCCCCCGCCACCCTCTTCTGCCGCTCATTTGGAGGAGGACGCCAGCCTCCATCGCCCACACGCCTGGAG TCCAAACCTGGAGCCCGGCTCGTACCCCCCAGAGCCCCTGCACCCTGCCACCCAGCTGCAGTCCAGGCAGGCCGAGCACCACCACGTCAAGTCCTCCAAAAGCATGGACCTTG tggCTGATGAAAGCAACATGAGATCTCTGGCAGGGCACAAGTCAG caGAGACGGCGCTGTCGGGGGCAGAGCTGGGCCCCACCCTGGGGCTGAAGAAGTCGAGCTCGCTGGAGAGCCTGCAGACGGCGGTGACGGAGGCGGCCAGGAAGAGCGAGCTGCCGTTCCACCGGCCGCGGGCCCACATGGTGCGCGGCCGCGGCTGCAACGAGAGCTTCAGGGCCGCCATCGACAAGTCCTACGACGGCCCGCCGGAGCTCGACGAAG ACGACCTCTCGGACCCCAGTTCGGGACGGGACACCCCCGCCAGCGGGTCCTCCAGGCAGGGCCTGGCAGACACGGAGGAGGGGAAGAAAGACAAGAAGAAGAAAGCCAAAGgcaagaagaaggagaagaaaagcaaagggaaggagaaggagaagaagaaaggggAGGATGGAGAGGAACAGGACAAGAAGACGAAGAAGAAAGGATTTGCATTGTTGAGGTACGGGA TGGAGATCTGTTAA